From Argopecten irradians isolate NY chromosome 12, Ai_NY, whole genome shotgun sequence, one genomic window encodes:
- the LOC138304855 gene encoding universal stress protein Slr1230-like isoform X2: MSKPRKILLAMDGSYHSEFAFESLGSADIQSLCTILDEEADEHKILVENLTKKLESTGLKGMVRTQLGKAGEIVMKIANEENVDQIICGSRGHSKMRRTLMGSHSDYILHHAHVPVTVCRHPKHIHVETVAGSIHSLNSNEG; this comes from the exons ATGTCCAAGCCCAGGAAAATACTGTTGGCCATGGATGGCAGCTACCACTCCGAGTTTGCATTCGAGT CCCTCGGAAGTGCTGACATACAGTCTCTGTGTACTATACTGGATGAAGAAGCAGATGAACACAAGATATTGGTTGAAAACTTAACGAAAAAGCTGGAATCCACAGGG CTGAAAGGGATGGTGAGAACACAGCTCGGAAAGGCGGGAGAAATTGTAATGAAAATAGCTAACGAGGAGAATGTTGACCAAATCATTTGTGGGTCAAGAGGTCACAGTAAAATGAGAAGAACGCTTATGGGTAGCCATAGTGACTATATTTTACATCACGCGCATGTACCCGTGACTGTGTGCCGTCACCCGAAACATATACACGTAGAGACAGTGGCAGGATCAATCCACTCCTTAAACAGCAACGAAGGCTGA
- the LOC138304855 gene encoding putative universal stress protein SH1215 isoform X1, whose protein sequence is MSKPRKILLAMDGSYHSEFAFEWYVNNLMRSTDQLVIVSALERHNGLNNALGSADIQSLCTILDEEADEHKILVENLTKKLESTGLKGMVRTQLGKAGEIVMKIANEENVDQIICGSRGHSKMRRTLMGSHSDYILHHAHVPVTVCRHPKHIHVETVAGSIHSLNSNEG, encoded by the exons ATGTCCAAGCCCAGGAAAATACTGTTGGCCATGGATGGCAGCTACCACTCCGAGTTTGCATTCGAGT GGTACGTAAACAACCTGATGAGATCAACTGATCAGCTCGTGATTGTCAGTGCACTAGAACGTCACAATGGCCTGAACAACG CCCTCGGAAGTGCTGACATACAGTCTCTGTGTACTATACTGGATGAAGAAGCAGATGAACACAAGATATTGGTTGAAAACTTAACGAAAAAGCTGGAATCCACAGGG CTGAAAGGGATGGTGAGAACACAGCTCGGAAAGGCGGGAGAAATTGTAATGAAAATAGCTAACGAGGAGAATGTTGACCAAATCATTTGTGGGTCAAGAGGTCACAGTAAAATGAGAAGAACGCTTATGGGTAGCCATAGTGACTATATTTTACATCACGCGCATGTACCCGTGACTGTGTGCCGTCACCCGAAACATATACACGTAGAGACAGTGGCAGGATCAATCCACTCCTTAAACAGCAACGAAGGCTGA